ATCAAGAAAGAACGTCCGGACGGCAGCGACAATCACTCCTTCCCTTCCATGCACACCTCGGTATCTTTTACCGGAGCAGCCTTTATCCAACGCAGATATGGTTGGAAATGGGGTATCCCGGCATATGCCGTAGCTACCTATGTAGGTTGGAGCCGTACGTATGCCAAGAAACATGACTGGTGGGACGTGGCAGCCGGAGCCGCTATGGGTATCGGCAGTGCCTATATCTTTACCCGTCCGTTCGCCCAAAAGCATAACCTGACACTCAGTCCGCTTGCCGGTGACAAGCATTTCGGTATTTATGCCTCGATGAACTTCTGACAATATGTTTGTCTATACGT
This is a stretch of genomic DNA from Parabacteroides chongii. It encodes these proteins:
- a CDS encoding phosphatase PAP2 family protein; translation: MKRTTYLFIFLLAFIACFNGHAQEVKLSGSRKAVRTSGDVLACLTPAASLATVLILQDWQGLKQGALAGVSTVGMTYALKYLIKKERPDGSDNHSFPSMHTSVSFTGAAFIQRRYGWKWGIPAYAVATYVGWSRTYAKKHDWWDVAAGAAMGIGSAYIFTRPFAQKHNLTLSPLAGDKHFGIYASMNF